Proteins from a single region of Parasedimentitalea psychrophila:
- a CDS encoding mechanosensitive ion channel family protein: MRFANWLASIDQTNFFLALIFIVLIWLARNVIAHWVLGLSTRLLKQLSVQLPEQVRTELAATTAILVVVLALYPVLDVLNLPDFVDGLLNRILASVAIVAVFSGWYNLSGPFVSLLRNGRFRKIHMEARWMERVAQFGVLLFAITSLLKVWQVDITGALTGVGVLGAGIAIATQDLIRNLIAGMNNMSEKRFAVGDVIQIEGVLVGTVENIDLRSTLIKGFDQIPRYVPNSDLSNAVVLNFTHRTNRRVLLSIPLVLSSSPAQITQVRDALRQYLSQSDDFELSDDAPQHVYVQALTDSAVPIIFYAWTKVPDYANSLQVNERLSLKILEVVEQAGTALAYPTQTVELAKVSVPDVISSSGS, from the coding sequence GTGCGATTTGCAAATTGGCTGGCCTCCATTGATCAGACTAACTTTTTTCTGGCGCTGATTTTCATAGTGTTGATCTGGCTGGCGCGCAATGTAATCGCCCATTGGGTTTTGGGCCTGTCTACCCGGCTTTTGAAACAATTGTCTGTGCAACTGCCCGAGCAGGTCCGAACTGAATTGGCCGCTACGACTGCAATTCTTGTGGTTGTTCTGGCCCTTTATCCGGTGCTGGACGTGCTGAATTTGCCTGATTTCGTAGATGGTTTGCTCAATAGAATACTGGCGTCGGTGGCGATCGTCGCGGTGTTCTCCGGCTGGTACAATCTAAGCGGCCCGTTTGTTTCGCTGTTGCGCAACGGCCGGTTCAGGAAAATCCACATGGAAGCCAGGTGGATGGAGCGGGTTGCTCAATTTGGCGTTCTCCTGTTTGCTATCACCTCGTTGTTAAAGGTCTGGCAAGTTGACATCACTGGCGCCCTGACTGGCGTTGGCGTGCTGGGGGCCGGGATTGCGATTGCCACCCAGGATCTGATCCGCAATCTGATTGCCGGGATGAATAATATGAGCGAAAAGCGGTTTGCCGTTGGCGATGTGATCCAGATCGAAGGCGTCCTGGTTGGAACCGTTGAGAACATTGATCTCAGATCTACCCTGATCAAGGGATTTGACCAGATACCGCGCTATGTTCCTAATTCGGATCTGTCCAATGCCGTTGTTCTCAATTTCACCCACCGCACCAATCGTCGCGTCTTGCTGAGCATTCCTTTGGTGCTGTCGAGCAGCCCTGCACAGATCACCCAAGTGCGGGATGCGCTGCGCCAGTATTTGTCACAAAGCGATGATTTTGAATTGTCCGATGACGCGCCGCAGCATGTGTATGTCCAGGCGCTTACAGACAGCGCTGTCCCAATCATCTTCTATGCCTGGACCAAGGTTCCTGACTATGCCAACTCGCTGCAAGTCAACGAACGGCTGTCGTTGAAAATCCTTGAAGTCGTTGAACAAGCCGGAACGGCTTTGGCATATCCAACGCAGACTGTTGAACTTGCCAAGGTTTCCGTGCCGGACGTGATCAGCTCTTCAGGTTCTTGA
- the cls gene encoding cardiolipin synthase, protein MAAQIALVIFAVLEAIAIWFSWRAISSARTSQGAVGWVIFLIAAPYAGVPLYLFLGHHKFKHYLVARRDSEDIIEGVKTFKDANAPAAKPSFPVEAFEKISELPAVRGNSMTLLVDGNATFDAIFAAIDAAETYVLVQFYIIHDDNLGQALAQHLIAAAKRGVTVRVMFDAVGSTKLPHSYHQRLREAGVQAVDPKKTRGPKNRFQINLRNHRKTVVIDGKTGFTGGFNVGDEYMGKNPKFGDWRDTHVELQGPVVTQLQLVFAEDWHWATSEVLTDVLNWEAPHAPEDMTAMIVPTGPGDEMETGALFFFSAISAATRRVWIASPYFVPDTDVLTALKHAALRGLDVRILVPEVIDHKIPWLAAFAFFDEVRAAGVQVWRYQPGFMHQKVVLVDDDFAAIGTTNLDNRSFRLNFEAMAAFFDPRPAAATASMLESDFERALLLGKKLHEQPWRIRVGAPIARLFAPVL, encoded by the coding sequence ATGGCTGCACAGATTGCCCTGGTGATATTCGCCGTGCTGGAGGCTATTGCTATCTGGTTTTCTTGGCGCGCAATTTCATCTGCGCGAACGTCTCAAGGGGCCGTTGGTTGGGTGATATTCCTGATTGCTGCGCCCTATGCGGGGGTGCCGCTGTATCTGTTTCTGGGGCATCATAAATTCAAACATTACCTGGTTGCCCGGCGCGACAGCGAAGACATCATTGAGGGGGTGAAGACCTTCAAAGACGCCAACGCACCCGCTGCCAAACCCAGTTTTCCTGTTGAAGCCTTTGAGAAAATCTCGGAGCTACCGGCAGTGCGTGGCAACAGTATGACGTTGCTTGTCGATGGCAACGCTACATTCGATGCTATCTTTGCGGCGATCGATGCGGCTGAGACCTATGTTCTGGTGCAGTTTTATATCATTCACGACGATAATCTGGGACAAGCCCTTGCTCAGCACCTGATCGCTGCAGCCAAACGCGGTGTCACTGTAAGGGTTATGTTCGACGCCGTGGGCAGCACCAAACTGCCGCACAGCTATCACCAGCGCTTGCGCGAGGCTGGCGTGCAAGCCGTCGATCCCAAAAAGACCCGTGGCCCTAAGAACCGGTTCCAAATCAACCTGCGCAACCACCGCAAGACGGTTGTGATCGACGGAAAGACCGGCTTCACGGGCGGTTTTAATGTCGGCGACGAATATATGGGCAAAAATCCAAAATTTGGCGACTGGCGCGACACCCATGTCGAACTTCAGGGTCCGGTTGTGACGCAACTACAGCTGGTCTTTGCCGAAGACTGGCATTGGGCCACCTCTGAGGTGCTGACCGATGTTCTGAACTGGGAAGCACCGCACGCCCCCGAGGACATGACCGCGATGATCGTGCCAACCGGTCCGGGCGACGAGATGGAAACCGGGGCTCTGTTCTTCTTCTCAGCCATCAGCGCAGCAACGAGGCGGGTTTGGATTGCGTCACCTTATTTCGTACCGGATACCGACGTCCTGACGGCGCTGAAACACGCGGCCTTGCGCGGGCTGGATGTGCGCATCCTGGTCCCCGAAGTTATAGATCACAAAATCCCCTGGCTGGCGGCCTTTGCCTTTTTCGACGAGGTCAGGGCAGCCGGAGTTCAGGTCTGGCGCTACCAGCCGGGATTTATGCATCAGAAAGTGGTGCTGGTGGATGATGATTTTGCGGCCATTGGCACAACCAACCTGGACAACCGCTCGTTCCGGCTGAATTTCGAGGCCATGGCCGCCTTTTTCGACCCGCGTCCTGCTGCCGCAACAGCAAGCATGCTGGAAAGCGATTTCGAACGCGCTTTGCTGCTAGGCAAAAAACTGCACGAGCAACCCTGGCGTATCCGTGTCGGTGCTCCGATAGCCCGACTGTTTGCGCCTGTGTTGTAG
- a CDS encoding phosphodiesterase, with protein sequence MEPGRKTCDVAPTSERLAQLVSCLNKLDPLPDVALITGDITHDGTAAQAAQAKHLLDPLKMPYHVVPGNHDDRTTLAKVFSGSTCPAQDEEFLHYVIEDHDIRLIGLDSTKPGAPGGEICQRRADWLQARLNEAPERPTVLFMHHPPVKFGVLETDEDGFQGADLLEGLVERFPNIERILCGHIHLTAHTQWRGTVVSTAPSAGGMRLALDLTLKKSSGFHLTNPEFQLHHRTTDGGLVTHQVEVLENDKLYLF encoded by the coding sequence GTGGAACCGGGCCGAAAAACATGCGATGTCGCGCCGACCAGTGAGAGATTGGCGCAGCTTGTGAGCTGCCTCAACAAACTCGATCCGCTGCCCGACGTGGCCTTGATCACTGGGGACATTACCCATGACGGCACGGCCGCACAGGCCGCACAGGCCAAGCATCTATTGGACCCACTGAAAATGCCCTATCATGTGGTGCCCGGAAACCATGACGACAGAACAACGCTGGCCAAAGTGTTTTCGGGGTCAACCTGCCCAGCGCAAGACGAAGAATTCCTGCACTATGTGATCGAAGACCACGACATCCGCCTAATCGGCCTGGACAGCACCAAACCGGGCGCTCCTGGCGGCGAGATCTGCCAAAGGCGCGCCGACTGGCTGCAAGCACGGCTGAACGAGGCACCGGAGCGGCCCACAGTCTTGTTCATGCATCATCCACCGGTGAAATTCGGAGTGCTGGAGACCGATGAGGATGGTTTTCAAGGGGCTGACCTGTTGGAAGGGCTTGTAGAACGATTTCCCAACATCGAGCGTATTCTCTGCGGGCACATCCATTTGACCGCCCATACCCAATGGCGTGGAACGGTTGTCAGTACGGCCCCTTCTGCGGGCGGTATGCGGCTGGCGCTGGATCTCACGCTCAAGAAATCGTCCGGTTTCCACCTTACCAACCCGGAATTCCAGCTCCACCACCGGACGACAGATGGTGGGCTGGTCACGCACCAGGTTGAAGTGTTGGAAAATGACAAACTATACTTGTTCTGA
- a CDS encoding FAD-dependent oxidoreductase: MRYKLGHRHHRCGALRIGAGLSGLTAAVTLQNAGACVQIVEADAQIGGRIRALRQPVTNRALADLGPTWVWPKHQPVVARWLEILGLKTFEQFNQGDAVILGCGPPPQRQPLPGQDGMARIVGGPTALIDTLARRVGNGREGGFRGAWNRPVTL; encoded by the coding sequence TTGAGGTATAAGCTTGGGCATCGTCATCATAGGTGCGGGGCTCTCCGGATAGGTGCGGGGCTCTCCGGGCTAACAGCAGCCGTAACTCTTCAAAATGCGGGCGCTTGCGTTCAGATTGTCGAAGCGGATGCGCAAATCGGCGGCCGCATTCGCGCTTTGCGGCAACCGGTGACCAACCGAGCACTTGCCGATCTTGGGCCAACCTGGGTTTGGCCAAAGCATCAACCCGTTGTCGCTCGATGGCTCGAAATACTTGGCTTGAAAACCTTCGAGCAGTTTAACCAAGGTGACGCTGTTATCTTGGGATGTGGACCGCCCCCGCAACGCCAGCCTCTGCCCGGACAAGATGGAATGGCACGTATCGTCGGTGGGCCAACCGCGCTGATTGACACGCTCGCTAGGCGAGTTGGCAATGGGCGAGAGGGCGGCTTTCGGGGTGCTTGGAACAGGCCTGTAACTCTGTAA
- a CDS encoding TetR/AcrR family transcriptional regulator encodes MTKIAAGLERAFASRGFAEPNVEDLRDAASVSLRTLYKYTPSRSEMVLAALEHRHRRYLSKVFDGMPDDPNAALDALLNRVGNWMETETAHGCLFHGAVAAEPGSARLRELLERHKTEVATCAAKVTGLVGREIEISVILEGLTQAWALHRDAAVESAKLLGRGLRKLEI; translated from the coding sequence ATGACCAAGATCGCCGCCGGGCTGGAACGCGCATTCGCCAGCCGCGGCTTCGCCGAGCCGAACGTCGAAGACCTCCGCGACGCAGCCTCCGTAAGCCTTCGCACGTTGTACAAATATACCCCGTCCCGATCAGAAATGGTGCTGGCAGCCCTGGAACATCGCCACCGGCGCTACCTCTCAAAGGTCTTCGACGGCATGCCGGATGACCCCAACGCAGCACTCGACGCGCTGCTCAATCGCGTCGGGAATTGGATGGAAACCGAGACAGCGCATGGGTGCCTCTTTCACGGCGCGGTGGCAGCCGAGCCTGGGAGCGCCCGACTTCGAGAGCTACTTGAACGCCACAAGACCGAAGTGGCCACTTGCGCCGCCAAGGTCACCGGTCTTGTCGGGCGTGAGATTGAAATTTCAGTTATCCTGGAAGGTCTCACTCAAGCTTGGGCGCTGCATCGAGACGCCGCCGTGGAAAGCGCGAAACTGTTGGGACGTGGCCTGCGAAAACTTGAAATTTAG
- a CDS encoding alcohol dehydrogenase family protein: MTVPDTMKAMVLTGHGGLDKLEWRDDVPVPEPRAGEVLIRVGASAVNNTDVNTRTGWYSKSVRGDTGSAAQEGYAGASDADGAWSGALSFPRIQGADCCGVVVAVGAGVERSRLGERVLVRPMYRPNGYRPDGAGDPDALETFGSERNGGFAEFTTIGDKEAVCVDSPLSDAELASFPCAFSTAEGMIQRAGIGAERVLITGASGGVGSAAVQLAKRRGAHVTAVTSPSKARALEALGADATLGRDEAPPQDSFDVVLDLVGGARWPALLDALSVRGRYVTSGAIAGPIVELDLRSLYLKDLTLVGSTRQDPRVFTDLVGYIEAGEIRPVLAKTYPLRDLRAAQEAFLEKSHVGKIGIMIPD; this comes from the coding sequence ATGACAGTTCCCGACACGATGAAAGCCATGGTCCTCACCGGTCATGGCGGGCTCGACAAGCTCGAATGGCGCGACGACGTGCCGGTGCCGGAGCCGCGCGCAGGCGAGGTGCTGATCCGCGTCGGCGCGTCGGCGGTGAACAACACCGACGTAAACACCCGCACTGGCTGGTATTCCAAGAGTGTGCGCGGCGACACTGGTTCGGCCGCGCAGGAGGGCTATGCGGGCGCCTCTGACGCCGATGGCGCGTGGTCTGGCGCGTTGTCCTTCCCTCGCATCCAGGGCGCCGATTGCTGCGGAGTGGTGGTCGCGGTGGGAGCGGGCGTGGAGCGCTCGCGCCTGGGCGAACGGGTGCTGGTGCGGCCGATGTATCGGCCGAACGGTTATCGGCCTGACGGTGCGGGCGACCCTGATGCGTTGGAGACCTTCGGGTCGGAGCGCAACGGGGGCTTCGCCGAGTTCACGACCATCGGGGACAAGGAAGCGGTCTGCGTCGACAGCCCGTTGTCAGACGCAGAGCTCGCCTCCTTTCCCTGCGCTTTCTCGACCGCCGAGGGCATGATCCAGCGCGCCGGGATCGGCGCGGAGCGCGTGCTGATTACCGGCGCCTCGGGGGGCGTCGGCTCAGCGGCGGTGCAGCTTGCTAAACGTCGCGGCGCCCATGTCACAGCGGTAACCAGCCCGTCAAAAGCCCGCGCGCTGGAGGCGCTCGGTGCCGACGCCACGCTGGGCCGCGACGAAGCCCCGCCGCAGGACAGCTTCGACGTCGTGCTCGATCTGGTGGGCGGCGCGCGCTGGCCTGCGCTGCTCGACGCGCTGTCGGTCCGTGGCCGCTACGTGACCTCTGGTGCCATCGCTGGACCGATCGTCGAGCTCGACTTGCGCAGCCTCTATCTTAAAGACCTGACGCTTGTGGGCAGCACGCGGCAAGACCCGCGCGTTTTCACCGACCTCGTGGGCTATATCGAGGCGGGAGAAATCAGGCCTGTCCTCGCGAAAACCTACCCGCTGCGCGATCTGCGTGCAGCACAGGAAGCGTTTCTCGAAAAGTCCCATGTGGGCAAGATCGGGATCATGATCCCCGACTGA
- a CDS encoding CpXC domain-containing protein: protein MSLFQPVNLVCPKCEAPVIMMAVGSVNADRRPDLREDILADRFQDIECGACQERFRLQPQFNYLDVGRGQWIAAMPADRMRDHLQVEDDAALLFAESYGVKAPQAAQQVGQDLTMRVTFGWPAVREKLLIREHDLDDVIIEMMKLHILRSVPSVPLAEGVELRLVDTDEDNDAYVFCWLETASEKPIEDLNVPKALYGAILANPTGWQAMRARLENGAFVDMQKLYMGEGRKSA, encoded by the coding sequence ATGTCTCTTTTCCAGCCCGTAAACCTGGTGTGCCCGAAATGCGAGGCCCCCGTTATCATGATGGCCGTTGGCAGCGTCAATGCCGACCGCCGCCCCGATCTGCGAGAGGATATTCTGGCGGACCGCTTTCAGGACATTGAATGCGGCGCCTGTCAGGAACGCTTTCGCCTGCAACCACAGTTCAACTATCTGGATGTCGGGCGCGGCCAGTGGATTGCCGCGATGCCAGCGGACCGGATGCGCGATCACCTGCAAGTCGAGGACGACGCGGCGCTGCTGTTTGCCGAGAGCTATGGGGTCAAGGCGCCCCAGGCCGCCCAGCAGGTCGGTCAGGACCTTACCATGCGCGTCACATTTGGCTGGCCCGCTGTGCGCGAAAAATTGTTGATCCGCGAACATGATCTGGACGATGTCATCATTGAAATGATGAAACTGCACATCCTGCGCAGCGTTCCATCGGTGCCTCTGGCCGAGGGTGTCGAGTTGCGGTTGGTTGATACGGACGAGGACAATGACGCCTATGTGTTCTGTTGGCTGGAAACCGCCTCTGAAAAACCGATCGAGGACCTGAACGTGCCAAAGGCTCTCTATGGGGCGATACTGGCCAATCCCACCGGCTGGCAGGCCATGCGGGCGCGGCTGGAAAACGGCGCCTTTGTCGATATGCAAAAGCTCTATATGGGCGAGGGCCGCAAATCCGCCTGA